A stretch of Methanobrevibacter sp. YE315 DNA encodes these proteins:
- a CDS encoding DUF4013 domain-containing protein: MPNQILKGSVKYCLGNKLFFIYVFVQFLLFECITNKVGGLLKTTSLIVLLVVLGYGLKVTQDVMNGGTSLPKIKLNELINFGLKGIVVYTFYLTIQASILGLISMKLSFPEFDIEEMILNLPETVSLFYEHDPISFILFIVLGLLTVYGTIFFMEIALARLADGGRLKEAFDFRGIKRSIEVIGWKNYTIDYTKIVLAVVILVFLNGIFKAYGDISIIAGVITDMLAFTVEYRGIGNIYKEYKELADEK; encoded by the coding sequence ATGCCAAATCAAATACTTAAAGGTTCAGTAAAATATTGTCTTGGAAATAAATTATTTTTCATATATGTATTCGTCCAATTTTTATTGTTTGAGTGCATTACAAATAAGGTTGGGGGGCTTTTGAAGACTACCTCGCTGATTGTTTTGTTAGTGGTGTTGGGGTATGGTTTAAAGGTCACTCAGGATGTAATGAACGGCGGTACAAGTTTACCAAAAATAAAGCTTAATGAATTAATTAATTTTGGGTTAAAAGGAATTGTCGTATATACTTTTTACTTGACTATTCAAGCATCTATTTTGGGTTTAATATCCATGAAATTAAGTTTTCCCGAATTCGACATTGAAGAGATGATTTTAAATCTGCCTGAGACAGTATCCTTGTTCTATGAGCATGATCCGATTAGTTTCATATTGTTTATTGTATTGGGGCTTTTGACTGTTTACGGCACTATATTTTTCATGGAAATTGCTTTAGCAAGATTGGCTGATGGCGGAAGACTTAAAGAGGCATTTGATTTTCGCGGTATTAAACGTTCAATTGAAGTAATCGGTTGGAAAAACTATACTATTGACTATACAAAAATTGTGTTGGCTGTTGTCATTCTTGTATTTCTCAATGGGATATTCAAGGCTTACGGTGACATAAGTATTATTGCAGGTGTAATAACTGATATGCTTGCATTTACAGTTGAATATCGTGGAATTGGAAATATTTATAAGGAATATAAAGAATTGGCTGACGAAAAATAA
- a CDS encoding bile acid:sodium symporter family protein: MIVLLAVVVSLFYPDSFTWVLSDYNGINILNLLLSIILFTMGTTLKAENFVNVFRNPKEIAVGISAQYIIMPLIALTLANIFSLNTALTVGLILVGTVPGGTASDVITFLAKGDVALSVSLTAVSTVISPLLTPLITLLLIGNQIHFNPIDMFVSIIEIVIIPIVLGLILNYKFPDFCEKLKDYLPAISSIVICLIVAGVVGANKQAILTSSLVIMAVIILQYFLAMGIGFGVGYLAGMNKKQIITVAIELAFQNSGLSTGLAKTHFPSLAQATVPGALYSVWQNFAGSILAYVFRRYAQ; this comes from the coding sequence ATGATTGTTTTACTGGCAGTTGTTGTTTCTTTATTTTATCCGGATTCATTTACTTGGGTTTTAAGTGATTATAACGGTATAAACATATTGAATCTGCTTTTAAGCATCATTCTTTTTACAATGGGTACAACATTGAAAGCGGAAAACTTCGTCAATGTATTTAGAAATCCAAAAGAGATTGCTGTTGGAATTTCAGCACAGTATATCATAATGCCCCTCATAGCATTAACTCTTGCAAATATATTTTCGCTAAACACTGCTTTAACGGTTGGACTTATTCTGGTCGGTACAGTGCCTGGTGGAACGGCTTCAGATGTTATTACTTTTCTTGCTAAAGGGGATGTGGCATTATCCGTTTCTTTAACTGCAGTATCTACAGTAATTTCACCATTATTAACTCCATTAATTACTTTATTATTAATAGGCAATCAGATTCATTTCAATCCAATAGACATGTTTGTTTCCATTATTGAAATCGTTATTATTCCAATTGTTTTAGGTTTAATCCTAAACTATAAGTTTCCGGATTTCTGTGAGAAATTAAAAGATTATTTGCCTGCAATATCTTCAATTGTAATTTGTTTAATTGTTGCCGGAGTGGTAGGTGCTAATAAACAAGCTATTTTAACTTCTTCCCTGGTGATAATGGCTGTTATTATCTTGCAATATTTCCTTGCAATGGGAATTGGTTTTGGTGTAGGTTATTTGGCGGGAATGAACAAAAAACAGATTATTACAGTAGCTATTGAACTGGCATTCCAAAATTCAGGATTGTCAACAGGCCTTGCAAAGACCCATTTTCCAAGCTTGGCTCAAGCAACAGTTCCAGGAGCCCTCTATTCGGTTTGGCAAAATTTTGCAGGATCCATTTTGGCATATGTATTTAGGAGATATGCCCAATAA
- a CDS encoding acyltransferase, translating to MGQNRIEWIDLVRAIAILTVLYIHATDGIYIISSDAIVNYTLYSRIFNFASLFIGRIGVPFFLMITGYLLLDRTYNDERVRKFWEKNCKGLIIVTIIWAIIYAVSLQFVTIKSGQINFAEAGNLFFSHMWYMPMIIGMYLSMPFVSSALEKFQTQTIWQATIVFTFLAFLLPFVTLVLDMHGISSVNIQYCLGFSGGVYGIYIILGYLVKKGQFKHYNSGKLALIAIISFVICVLFQYYSFTKGYNFFLWYEFPFILTGSFALFELCSRKQHIRAFPLVSFLAKYSFAVFLVHNLFRLPLLPVVVQLPFSEPTKAIILWILLIFFSYLATVIIYRIPWFGKFILYMR from the coding sequence ATGGGGCAGAATAGAATAGAATGGATTGATTTAGTGCGTGCAATTGCAATATTAACCGTTTTATATATTCACGCAACTGATGGGATTTATATTATCTCATCCGATGCAATAGTCAACTATACATTATATTCAAGAATATTCAACTTTGCATCACTATTTATTGGACGTATAGGCGTTCCATTCTTTTTAATGATTACCGGTTATCTGTTACTTGACAGAACCTACAATGACGAGCGTGTCCGTAAGTTCTGGGAAAAAAACTGTAAAGGATTAATTATAGTTACAATAATCTGGGCCATAATATATGCCGTTAGTCTGCAATTCGTTACTATTAAAAGTGGTCAGATAAACTTTGCAGAAGCTGGAAACCTGTTTTTCAGCCACATGTGGTATATGCCAATGATTATTGGAATGTATCTTTCAATGCCTTTTGTATCAAGTGCCCTTGAAAAATTCCAGACCCAAACCATCTGGCAGGCAACAATCGTATTTACATTTTTAGCATTCCTATTGCCATTTGTTACACTTGTGCTAGATATGCACGGTATTTCAAGTGTAAACATTCAATATTGCCTTGGATTCAGTGGTGGAGTTTATGGAATTTATATAATATTGGGATACTTGGTTAAAAAAGGACAATTCAAACATTATAATAGTGGAAAATTAGCGTTGATTGCGATTATTTCATTCGTTATATGTGTTTTATTCCAGTACTATTCATTTACTAAAGGATATAACTTTTTCTTATGGTATGAGTTCCCGTTCATTTTAACTGGATCTTTTGCATTATTTGAGCTATGTTCCAGAAAACAACATATTAGGGCATTCCCATTAGTTAGCTTTTTAGCCAAATACTCATTTGCAGTATTTTTAGTGCATAACCTATTTAGATTGCCGTTACTACCAGTTGTTGTCCAATTACCTTTCTCAGAACCTACTAAAGCCATAATTCTTTGGATTTTATTGATATTCTTCAGTTATCTTGCTACTGTAATTATTTATAGAATCCCATGGTTTGGAAAATTTATCTTGTATATGAGATAA